One segment of Oscillospiraceae bacterium MB08-C2-2 DNA contains the following:
- a CDS encoding MerR family transcriptional regulator has translation MNKDELMTVNTVAKMTGITIRTLHYYDQIELLSPSCVSDAKYRFYSNKDLDRLQQILFFKEVGFNLKEIKAIMSAPVYNKEEALKKHVDILVLKRKRIDELIELIGKALKGESKINFSVFNEDKIIELQRRYHQEVLERWENTTAYQQYKNKYAGMEKSKEWQVLDRAAREIFGKVFQHINESPDSKSVQSVIHEWRSFISENYYHCSIEMLQYLGILYISDERFSNTINSYGDERLSEFINQAITIYCDNNAGDGN, from the coding sequence ATGAATAAAGACGAGCTAATGACAGTGAATACTGTTGCGAAAATGACGGGTATAACCATTCGCACCTTGCATTATTACGACCAAATCGAATTATTATCCCCCTCTTGTGTTTCAGACGCAAAATATCGCTTTTACTCTAATAAAGATTTAGATAGATTACAGCAAATTCTTTTTTTTAAAGAGGTCGGTTTCAATCTTAAAGAAATCAAAGCTATCATGTCCGCACCTGTTTACAACAAAGAAGAAGCTCTAAAAAAACACGTTGATATTCTCGTTTTAAAAAGAAAGCGTATCGACGAATTAATTGAACTTATTGGCAAAGCGTTGAAAGGAGAAAGTAAAATAAATTTTTCGGTGTTCAATGAGGATAAAATTATTGAATTACAGCGGCGTTATCATCAAGAAGTTTTAGAACGATGGGAAAATACAACAGCCTATCAGCAATATAAAAATAAATATGCTGGCATGGAAAAAAGCAAGGAGTGGCAGGTATTAGACCGTGCCGCTCGGGAAATTTTCGGGAAGGTTTTTCAGCATATTAATGAATCCCCTGATAGTAAAAGTGTTCAGTCTGTTATCCATGAATGGAGAAGTTTCATTTCAGAAAATTATTATCACTGTTCTATTGAAATGTTGCAGTATTTAGGGATTCTATATATTTCGGACGAACGCTTTTCAAATACTATCAACAGCTATGGAGATGAACGCTTATCAGAATTTATAAACCAAGCAATCACAATTTACTGTGATAACAATGCAGGTGATGGAAACTGA
- a CDS encoding sigma-70 family RNA polymerase sigma factor, with protein MAKINLRDYYPFYNSDFFIEIPDEIKDALLEAERLENNYIRRRFYNKAHYSLDANDGIEKDILFVPLTLYEIYEQKVTAEQLQAAMASLPDKQGKRIYAHYILGMSKSAIARAEGVSKSRISESVERGLRNMELFLKNLR; from the coding sequence ATGGCTAAAATCAATCTGCGGGACTATTACCCATTTTATAATTCAGACTTTTTTATTGAGATACCCGATGAAATCAAAGACGCTTTACTGGAAGCGGAACGCTTAGAGAACAACTACATTCGACGCCGTTTCTATAACAAAGCTCACTATTCGCTGGACGCTAACGACGGAATTGAAAAGGATATTTTGTTCGTTCCGCTTACGCTCTATGAAATCTATGAGCAAAAAGTGACCGCTGAACAATTACAAGCCGCTATGGCTTCTCTGCCGGACAAGCAGGGAAAACGAATTTACGCCCACTACATACTCGGCATGAGTAAATCGGCCATTGCACGGGCAGAGGGGGTGTCAAAGAGCCGCATATCCGAAAGTGTCGAGCGGGGACTTCGGAACATGGAACTTTTTCTGAAAAATTTGCGTTGA
- the istA gene encoding IS21 family transposase, whose translation MDIRSDRQKGMSYTEIARKYNIDPRTAKRYAQADTKPVYSLTDPKPSKLDPYKEQIDVWLEEAPYSALRILEKIKEMGFPGEYSIVKHYVRGKKGQLDEKATVRFETMPGLQGQVDWAFFEDHVVLEDGKQKKLYCFLMVLGYSRMRYIEFVTDMSTNTLIRCHQNAFRYFHGYPEEILYDNMKQVVVKRLLRQEDSTLNRQFEDFAGFYGFKPVLCRPYRGQTKGKVERTVAFVRDNFMVGIRYNSLDDLNGQAVAWCNKVNGKVHATTNEIPFERLKKEGLSPLSREYIIDKINLRRVQKDCLISYAGNQYSVPAEYVGRDVAVVALDNMLAAYYEGKQIALHRISYQKKDMVVNAQHYRRLTLKQSFDIENTLLDGDNVIDFPIRPPSLSAYDEVAEVAQYE comes from the coding sequence ATGGACATCCGAAGCGACCGCCAAAAAGGAATGAGCTACACAGAGATCGCCCGCAAGTACAACATAGACCCACGCACAGCAAAACGATATGCCCAGGCCGACACAAAACCGGTGTACAGCCTGACAGATCCCAAGCCATCAAAACTGGATCCATACAAAGAACAGATTGACGTGTGGCTGGAAGAAGCGCCGTATTCGGCGCTGCGGATACTGGAGAAGATCAAGGAAATGGGATTTCCGGGAGAATACTCCATCGTGAAGCACTACGTGCGAGGGAAAAAAGGACAGTTGGATGAGAAAGCAACGGTGCGGTTTGAGACGATGCCGGGGCTACAAGGCCAGGTGGACTGGGCATTCTTTGAAGATCATGTTGTGCTGGAAGATGGGAAACAGAAGAAGCTGTACTGCTTCCTGATGGTGCTGGGATACTCCCGGATGCGGTACATAGAATTTGTGACGGACATGAGCACCAACACGCTGATCCGCTGCCACCAGAACGCATTTCGGTACTTTCACGGCTACCCGGAGGAGATACTGTACGACAACATGAAGCAGGTGGTCGTCAAGCGTCTGCTCCGGCAGGAGGACAGCACGCTCAACCGACAATTTGAGGATTTTGCTGGATTCTACGGGTTCAAGCCGGTATTGTGCCGACCCTACCGGGGCCAGACAAAGGGCAAGGTGGAGCGGACAGTGGCGTTTGTTCGGGATAATTTCATGGTGGGAATCCGGTACAATTCGCTTGACGACCTAAACGGACAGGCCGTGGCATGGTGCAACAAGGTCAATGGGAAAGTGCACGCCACCACAAATGAGATTCCATTTGAGAGGCTAAAAAAAGAGGGCCTCAGCCCCCTTTCCAGAGAATATATCATCGACAAAATCAACCTGCGCCGGGTACAAAAAGACTGCCTCATCTCGTATGCCGGCAATCAGTATTCTGTACCAGCAGAATACGTCGGCAGAGATGTGGCAGTCGTAGCCCTGGACAACATGCTTGCCGCCTACTACGAAGGAAAGCAAATCGCCCTGCACCGCATATCGTACCAGAAAAAAGATATGGTAGTCAATGCCCAACATTACCGAAGATTAACCCTTAAGCAATCATTTGACATCGAAAACACCTTGCTGGACGGCGACAATGTCATTGATTTTCCTATCCGGCCGCCAAGTCTGTCCGCATACGATGAAGTAGCGGAGGTGGCGCAGTATGAGTGA
- a CDS encoding DUF6017 domain-containing protein — MAVFRIEKTRDYTVMANHHLRNTALSLKAKGLLSLMLSLPENWDYTTKGLARICRDGVDSICATVKELEEHGYIIRERIRNSKGQLTTIEYTILEHPKLPLPEQEKPERENPVLDNPVMEEPEQGNPAQLNTKKSSNQKSITDLSSTEPSNPILSNPYEPQAADGIGMDTRETYREIILENIEYDILIQDRKLDRDRLDEIVELLVDTVCSARQTIRISGDDFPAGVVKSRLLKLDSSHIQYVLDCMAANTTYVRNIKKYLLAALFNAPATIGNYYSALVNHDLYGSGERR, encoded by the coding sequence ATGGCAGTATTCCGCATAGAAAAAACCAGGGATTATACGGTGATGGCAAACCACCATCTACGCAACACGGCACTTTCGCTGAAAGCAAAGGGGCTTCTCTCCCTCATGCTCTCCCTGCCGGAAAATTGGGATTACACCACAAAGGGGCTTGCCCGGATATGCAGGGATGGCGTGGACAGCATTTGCGCCACGGTAAAGGAACTGGAAGAACACGGGTACATCATCCGTGAGCGTATCCGCAATTCCAAAGGGCAACTCACCACGATTGAATACACCATCTTGGAGCACCCTAAACTGCCGTTGCCTGAACAGGAAAAACCTGAACGGGAAAATCCAGTTTTGGATAATCCAGTCATGGAAGAACCTGAACAGGGAAATCCCGCACAATTAAATACTAAGAAATCAAGTAACCAAAAATCAATAACTGATTTATCAAGTACGGAACCATCAAATCCTATCTTATCAAATCCTTATGAGCCGCAGGCGGCGGATGGGATAGGAATGGATACGAGAGAAACATACCGTGAAATCATTTTAGAAAATATCGAGTATGACATTCTCATTCAGGACCGCAAACTTGACCGTGACCGTCTGGATGAAATCGTGGAACTGCTTGTGGATACGGTTTGTTCCGCAAGGCAGACCATCCGCATATCGGGGGATGACTTCCCCGCCGGGGTGGTAAAGTCCCGGCTTTTGAAGCTGGACAGCAGCCACATCCAGTATGTGCTTGACTGTATGGCGGCCAACACCACTTATGTCCGCAACATCAAGAAATATCTTCTGGCAGCACTGTTCAATGCTCCGGCCACCATTGGAAATTATTACTCTGCCCTGGTAAACCACGACCTGTACGGCAGCGGAGAAAGGAGGTAG
- a CDS encoding DUF5720 family protein: MSKGKTIGELLEEARKKSGASKLAGHDIMDLERFAPDTRHMIFFDVLSHESPVGFKGERMRLFLTDEGYKKALASQGRNEIKIRNHARVSSGHLLYDHREQPL; encoded by the coding sequence ATGAGCAAAGGAAAAACCATTGGTGAACTGTTGGAAGAAGCCCGGAAGAAATCCGGCGCCTCCAAACTGGCAGGGCACGACATTATGGACCTGGAGCGTTTCGCTCCCGATACCCGGCACATGATTTTCTTTGATGTGCTTTCCCATGAATCCCCCGTTGGTTTCAAAGGTGAGCGTATGCGTCTGTTCCTGACGGACGAGGGATACAAAAAAGCATTGGCCTCTCAGGGGCGCAATGAAATTAAAATCAGAAACCATGCCAGAGTATCATCCGGCCATCTTCTCTACGACCATAGGGAACAGCCTCTATAA
- a CDS encoding DUF2268 domain-containing protein gives MEIKSVRSDETYKKILTAPTDKKDDIYRYELMKPFEFKWSCYNIPLKAPQKNGYDVIMASSMLGFLTPTKINDTQRESVELLSANQFWDKCQKSIEVSINAFVNEGIELPVKNYLFTILLADPESPYTILNEGYCGDGGIPGYIFGSLTPNDYTLNRMPVALAHECNHNIRFQFEKWRNDISLAGMMVNEGLAENFAVSIYGEKMVGPWVAKTDADTLNGYIKPIIKEGLDATGLDNITAYLYGDEMANMQGYFPVGLPYCAGYACGYHMIKHYLKKTSKTIIEATLTSTEEILREIEDFWDE, from the coding sequence ATGGAAATTAAAAGTGTCCGTTCGGACGAAACTTACAAAAAAATATTAACCGCACCAACAGATAAAAAAGATGATATTTATCGCTACGAGTTAATGAAGCCCTTTGAATTTAAGTGGTCTTGCTACAATATCCCTTTGAAAGCTCCGCAAAAAAATGGATATGATGTGATTATGGCAAGTAGTATGTTGGGTTTTCTAACACCAACAAAAATTAATGACACCCAAAGGGAAAGCGTTGAATTGCTTTCTGCAAATCAGTTTTGGGACAAGTGTCAAAAATCTATCGAAGTTTCTATTAACGCTTTTGTGAATGAAGGTATTGAGCTTCCAGTGAAAAATTATCTTTTTACGATACTGCTTGCTGACCCGGAAAGTCCATATACCATACTGAACGAAGGATATTGCGGAGACGGTGGAATACCCGGTTATATTTTTGGCTCGTTAACTCCGAATGACTATACCTTGAACCGCATGCCTGTCGCTCTTGCACATGAGTGTAACCATAATATCCGATTCCAATTTGAGAAATGGAGAAATGATATATCACTCGCCGGAATGATGGTTAACGAAGGGTTAGCGGAAAACTTTGCTGTGTCAATCTATGGTGAAAAAATGGTTGGTCCTTGGGTAGCAAAAACAGATGCAGATACGCTTAATGGATATATAAAGCCTATCATCAAAGAGGGACTTGACGCAACAGGATTAGATAATATAACAGCGTATCTTTATGGTGATGAAATGGCAAATATGCAAGGTTATTTCCCTGTAGGTCTGCCATATTGCGCCGGATATGCTTGCGGTTACCACATGATTAAGCATTATTTGAAGAAAACAAGCAAAACCATTATTGAAGCTACTCTGACATCTACGGAAGAAATTCTTAGAGAGATTGAGGACTTTTGGGATGAATAA
- a CDS encoding PcfB family protein: MQEEVTQKTIALSIQTAKLTASVLQKALKKLLEAQKKKKPRFHQGKQTLRQLMKHNTGVSNIEITDENIKAFEHTAKKYGVDFALKKDISTQPPRYLVFFKGRDADVLTAAFKEFSAKNLDREKKPSIRKLLSQMRQKAKQHRPREKVKTKERGQEL, translated from the coding sequence TTGCAGGAAGAAGTTACTCAAAAAACCATAGCCTTATCCATTCAAACGGCAAAGCTGACCGCCTCTGTTTTACAGAAAGCCCTTAAAAAGCTGCTGGAGGCGCAGAAAAAGAAAAAGCCCCGGTTTCATCAAGGCAAACAGACCTTGCGGCAGCTTATGAAACACAATACAGGCGTTTCAAACATTGAAATCACTGACGAGAATATCAAAGCCTTTGAGCACACGGCGAAAAAATACGGTGTTGACTTTGCCCTGAAAAAAGATATTTCCACGCAGCCGCCCCGTTACTTGGTGTTTTTCAAAGGGCGAGACGCTGATGTGCTGACAGCGGCATTCAAGGAGTTTTCCGCAAAGAACCTTGACCGGGAGAAAAAGCCCTCCATCCGAAAACTGCTTTCCCAAATGCGGCAGAAAGCAAAGCAGCATAGGCCGCGGGAAAAAGTCAAGACCAAAGAACGGGGGCAGGAGCTATGA
- the istB gene encoding IS21-like element helper ATPase IstB: MSEVLYERLKENLESLKMRNTLEIIDNYLERAIKDELNIVDVLDHIFTEEARSKRQRAYEKQIQMSGFPIKKTLEDFDFSFQPSIDKRQIDELSTMRFVENAENVVFLGPPGVGKTHLANALGMVAAKNRYSTYYINCHTLIEQLKKSHYENRLPDKLRTLIRYKVLIIDEIGYLPMDIQGANLFFQLIAKRYEKASTIFTSNKTFSQWNEVFADVTIASAILDRVLHHCTVINIKGESYRLKERKEYMKQKQQIVNTLFEQNAQ, encoded by the coding sequence ATGAGTGAAGTTTTGTACGAGCGACTCAAAGAAAACCTGGAATCCCTCAAAATGCGCAATACCCTGGAGATCATCGACAACTACCTGGAACGAGCTATCAAGGATGAACTCAACATTGTGGATGTCCTCGATCATATCTTCACCGAAGAGGCTAGGAGCAAGCGTCAGAGAGCTTACGAGAAGCAGATTCAGATGTCCGGCTTCCCCATCAAGAAGACCTTGGAGGACTTTGATTTCTCTTTTCAACCCTCCATCGACAAGCGCCAGATCGACGAGCTTTCTACCATGCGGTTCGTGGAGAATGCTGAGAATGTAGTGTTTTTGGGGCCACCTGGCGTTGGCAAAACCCATCTGGCCAATGCGCTGGGTATGGTTGCCGCCAAAAACCGCTACTCCACCTACTACATCAACTGCCATACCCTCATTGAGCAGCTGAAGAAAAGCCACTACGAGAATCGGCTACCAGACAAACTCCGCACCCTCATCCGTTACAAGGTGCTCATCATCGACGAAATTGGGTATTTGCCCATGGATATTCAAGGCGCTAACTTGTTCTTTCAACTCATTGCCAAAAGATACGAGAAAGCCTCTACCATCTTTACCTCAAACAAGACTTTTTCCCAGTGGAATGAAGTTTTTGCCGATGTTACCATTGCTTCCGCTATCCTCGACAGAGTGCTTCACCACTGTACCGTCATCAACATCAAGGGCGAAAGTTATCGCCTGAAAGAGCGCAAAGAGTACATGAAGCAAAAGCAGCAAATCGTCAATACCTTGTTTGAGCAGAACGCTCAGTAA